The following coding sequences are from one Pocillopora verrucosa isolate sample1 chromosome 5, ASM3666991v2, whole genome shotgun sequence window:
- the LOC131772010 gene encoding fibropellin-1 isoform X2: MRCSAQQLAVLCLICLPSLSYGKFTAEKVSRKHSTDKVGNSTPRRLKSSRSPNLSKKSKETGVAVKGTRKNLLDPLISSYEGPHFSEAPLPIHIEHIKDYPVAVPVKKETAEHILHVHIHDKNPCKNGGVLSGEESGNYRCICPPQYVGSTCEIQQHCFSEPCKNGGKCLEISNGYKCTCLAGFTGNDCEDRAFCSPNPCEHGGTCVETLQGYKCVCQDGYKGDNCKDTDACWPNPCQHGASCETINGSPRCLCQPQYHGTYCHERYICFMNPCHNGGICVENPLAPCLCPNGYVGKYCIDHVCRPNPCLHKGTCKVVDHPSGSRNKRWNYRCICPEWYRGHICHIPHPCIRQPCLNGGTCVDAFTSKEENEEQPVYDVTLPWTHLHFHCQCPPGFKGSRCETDVCSLCHRLAECIDHHCVCKRGYVGNGNYCKKPTNRCHPNPCLNQGTCSERQDGSYDCECVPGYCGLHCKDICEPCLLRPCFNGGECIPKGEERICICKPPYIQPDCNETAVNRCIPNPCKNGGTCRSLPEKDDYICDCVGKFSGKDCANCDCPKAKPRPDGKEVIDSECDAIGECFCPLVSGVPKVTFTDGGCVLDRQSLCFSEPCKNGGTCVTTLYGFICECPPPYYGTFCECTSCICEQPCKNGATCVDIATKQYQCTCPPGYQGPDCSAPVTPTEKRCINVTCLHGGTCVERPNGYDCICTPQYTGPHCGVDKCANCHEEAECVYGRCRCREGYVGTGYVCEKDKEKECGICPVHHHCAQGVCVCIPGFICQDSGR; the protein is encoded by the exons ATGCGTTGTTCGGCCCAACAGTTGGCTGTGCTTTGTCTCATTTGTTTACCCTCTTTAAGCTACGGAAAATTTACAGCTGAGAAAGTATCTCGCAAGCATAGCACAGACAAAGTTGGAAACAGTACTCCAAGAAGACTTAAATCCTCGAGGTCTCCGAACCTGTCCAAGAAGTCTAAGGAAACAGGTGTAGCGGTGAAAGGAACACGAAAGAATCTTCTCGACCCTTTAATTTCTAGTTACGAAGGACCACACTTCTCCGAAGCTCCGTTACCAATTCACATCGAGCATATCAAAGATTACCCGGTTGCTGTTCCAGTCAAGAAGGAAACTGCTGAACACATTTTACATGTGCACATTCATGACA AAAATCCTTGCAAAAATGGCGGAGTACTTTCGGGAGAAGAATCAGGAAATTATCGCTGTATTTGCCCACCTCAGTACGTTGGATCCACTTGTGAAA TACAACAGCACTGTTTTTCTGAACCATGCAAGAATGGAGGAAAGTGCCTAGAGATTAGCAATGGTTATAAATGCACATGCCTTGCTGGTTTCACTGGCAATGACTGTGAAG ACAGAGCCTTTTGCTCCCCTAACCCTTGTGAACATGGAGGTACATGCGTTGAGACTCTTCAAGGCTATAAATGCGTGTGTCAAGACGGTTACAAGGGCGATAACTGTAAAG ATACTGATGCTTGTTGGCCTAACCCTTGCCAACATGGCGCAAGCTGTGAAACCATAAATGGTTCCCCACGCTGTCTGTGTCAACCGCAATATCATGGAACTTACTGTCATG AGAGATATATCTGCTTCATGAATCCTTGTCATAATGGAGGGATATGCGTAGAAAATCCTTTGGCCCCTTGTCTTTGTCCAAATGGATACGTAGGAAAATACTGCATtg ATCACGTGTGTCGACCAAATCCATGCCTGCACAAAGGCACTTGCAAAGTAGTAGACCATCCATCGGGGTCCAGGAACAAGAGATGGAATTATCGCTGCATATGTCCGGAATGGTATCGAGGGCATATTTGTCATA TTCCTCATCCGTGCATTCGTCAACCTTGCCTAAACGGTGGGACTTGCGTGGATGCCTTCACTTCCAAAGAGGAAAACGAGGAGCAACCTGTTTATGACGTAACGCTCCCTTGGACACACTTGCACTTCCATTGCCAGTGTCCTCCTGGTTTTAAGGGATCCAGGTGCGAAA CTGATGTTTGTTCGTTGTGTCATCGTTTGGCTGAATGTATTGACCATCATTGTGTTTGCAAGCGTGGCTACGTTGGAAACGGAAATTATTGTAAAA AGCCAACAAATAGGTGTCATCCCAATCCCTGCCTTAATCAGGGAACGTGCTCTGAACGACAGGACGGCAGTTACGACTGTGAATGTGTCCCAGGATATTGTGGTCTTCATTGCAAAG ATATTTGTGAACCATGTTTGTTACGGCCATGCTTTAATGGAGGAGAATGTATCCCAAAGGGTGAGGAACGTATCTGTATTTGCAAACCGCCTTACATTCAACCTGACTGTAATG AGACCGCTGTTAATCGATGTATTCCAAATCCTTGCAAAAATGGTGGTACGTGTAGGTCTTTGCCAGAGAAAGATGACTACATTTGCGACTGCGTCGGTAAATTCTCTGGAAAGGATTGCGCCA ACTGCGACTGCCCTAAGGCCAAACCACGACCAGATGGGAAAGAGGTAATTGACTCTGAATGCGACGCAATTGGGGAATGTTTTTGTCCACTTGTTTCTGGTGTTCCTAAAGTCACATTTACGGACGGCGGCTGCGTTCTTGACC GCCAAAGCCTTTGCTTTAGTGAACCATGCAAGAACGGAGGAACATGCGTGACTACTTTATATGGATTCATATGTGAATGCCCTCCTCCATATTACGGAACTTTCTGTGAAT GCACTTCCTGTATATGTGAGCAACCGTGTAAGAATGGTGCTACCTGTGTTGACATTGCAACAAAACAATACCAATGTACTTGTCCCCCTGGTTACCAAGGTCCTGACTGTTCAG CCCCAGTGACACCAACAGAAAAGCGTTGTATAAATGTCACTTGCCTACATGGAGGCACTTGTGTAGAGCGTCCAAATGGATACGATTGTATCTGCACACCACAGTACACAGGACCACATTGTGGAG TTGACAAGTGCGCTAATTGTCACGAGGAGGCAGAATGTGTATATGGACGTTGTCGATGTAGAGAAGGATACGTTGGAACTGGATACGTTTGCGAGAAAG ATAAGGAAAAAGAATGTGGCATCTGTCCTGTTCATCATCATTGTGCCCAGGGAGTCTGTGTTTGTATTCCAGGGTTCATTTGTCAAG ATAGCGGGCGTTAG
- the LOC131772010 gene encoding fibropellin-1 isoform X3, translated as MRCSAQQLAVLCLICLPSLSYGKFTAEKVSRKHSTDKVGNSTPRRLKSSRSPNLSKKSKETGVAVKGTRKNLLDPLISSYEGPHFSEAPLPIHIEHIKDYPVAVPVKKETAEHILHVHIHDKNPCKNGGVLSGEESGNYRCICPPQYVGSTCEIQQHCFSEPCKNGGKCLEISNGYKCTCLAGFTGNDCEDRAFCSPNPCEHGGTCVETLQGYKCVCQDGYKGDNCKDTDACWPNPCQHGASCETINGSPRCLCQPQYHGTYCHERYICFMNPCHNGGICVENPLAPCLCPNGYVGKYCIDHVCRPNPCLHKGTCKVVDHPSGSRNKRWNYRCICPEWYRGHICHIPHPCIRQPCLNGGTCVDAFTSKEENEEQPVYDVTLPWTHLHFHCQCPPGFKGSRCETDVCSLCHRLAECIDHHCVCKRGYVGNGNYCKKPTNRCHPNPCLNQGTCSERQDGSYDCECVPGYCGLHCKDICEPCLLRPCFNGGECIPKETAVNRCIPNPCKNGGTCRSLPEKDDYICDCVGKFSGKDCANCDCPKAKPRPDGKEVIDSECDAIGECFCPLVSGVPKVTFTDGGCVLDRQSLCFSEPCKNGGTCVTTLYGFICECPPPYYGTFCECTSCICEQPCKNGATCVDIATKQYQCTCPPGYQGPDCSAPVTPTEKRCINVTCLHGGTCVERPNGYDCICTPQYTGPHCGVDKCANCHEEAECVYGRCRCREGYVGTGYVCEKDKEKECGICPVHHHCAQGVCVCIPGFICQGKGNIHATGISLLL; from the exons ATGCGTTGTTCGGCCCAACAGTTGGCTGTGCTTTGTCTCATTTGTTTACCCTCTTTAAGCTACGGAAAATTTACAGCTGAGAAAGTATCTCGCAAGCATAGCACAGACAAAGTTGGAAACAGTACTCCAAGAAGACTTAAATCCTCGAGGTCTCCGAACCTGTCCAAGAAGTCTAAGGAAACAGGTGTAGCGGTGAAAGGAACACGAAAGAATCTTCTCGACCCTTTAATTTCTAGTTACGAAGGACCACACTTCTCCGAAGCTCCGTTACCAATTCACATCGAGCATATCAAAGATTACCCGGTTGCTGTTCCAGTCAAGAAGGAAACTGCTGAACACATTTTACATGTGCACATTCATGACA AAAATCCTTGCAAAAATGGCGGAGTACTTTCGGGAGAAGAATCAGGAAATTATCGCTGTATTTGCCCACCTCAGTACGTTGGATCCACTTGTGAAA TACAACAGCACTGTTTTTCTGAACCATGCAAGAATGGAGGAAAGTGCCTAGAGATTAGCAATGGTTATAAATGCACATGCCTTGCTGGTTTCACTGGCAATGACTGTGAAG ACAGAGCCTTTTGCTCCCCTAACCCTTGTGAACATGGAGGTACATGCGTTGAGACTCTTCAAGGCTATAAATGCGTGTGTCAAGACGGTTACAAGGGCGATAACTGTAAAG ATACTGATGCTTGTTGGCCTAACCCTTGCCAACATGGCGCAAGCTGTGAAACCATAAATGGTTCCCCACGCTGTCTGTGTCAACCGCAATATCATGGAACTTACTGTCATG AGAGATATATCTGCTTCATGAATCCTTGTCATAATGGAGGGATATGCGTAGAAAATCCTTTGGCCCCTTGTCTTTGTCCAAATGGATACGTAGGAAAATACTGCATtg ATCACGTGTGTCGACCAAATCCATGCCTGCACAAAGGCACTTGCAAAGTAGTAGACCATCCATCGGGGTCCAGGAACAAGAGATGGAATTATCGCTGCATATGTCCGGAATGGTATCGAGGGCATATTTGTCATA TTCCTCATCCGTGCATTCGTCAACCTTGCCTAAACGGTGGGACTTGCGTGGATGCCTTCACTTCCAAAGAGGAAAACGAGGAGCAACCTGTTTATGACGTAACGCTCCCTTGGACACACTTGCACTTCCATTGCCAGTGTCCTCCTGGTTTTAAGGGATCCAGGTGCGAAA CTGATGTTTGTTCGTTGTGTCATCGTTTGGCTGAATGTATTGACCATCATTGTGTTTGCAAGCGTGGCTACGTTGGAAACGGAAATTATTGTAAAA AGCCAACAAATAGGTGTCATCCCAATCCCTGCCTTAATCAGGGAACGTGCTCTGAACGACAGGACGGCAGTTACGACTGTGAATGTGTCCCAGGATATTGTGGTCTTCATTGCAAAG ATATTTGTGAACCATGTTTGTTACGGCCATGCTTTAATGGAGGAGAATGTATCCCAAAGG AGACCGCTGTTAATCGATGTATTCCAAATCCTTGCAAAAATGGTGGTACGTGTAGGTCTTTGCCAGAGAAAGATGACTACATTTGCGACTGCGTCGGTAAATTCTCTGGAAAGGATTGCGCCA ACTGCGACTGCCCTAAGGCCAAACCACGACCAGATGGGAAAGAGGTAATTGACTCTGAATGCGACGCAATTGGGGAATGTTTTTGTCCACTTGTTTCTGGTGTTCCTAAAGTCACATTTACGGACGGCGGCTGCGTTCTTGACC GCCAAAGCCTTTGCTTTAGTGAACCATGCAAGAACGGAGGAACATGCGTGACTACTTTATATGGATTCATATGTGAATGCCCTCCTCCATATTACGGAACTTTCTGTGAAT GCACTTCCTGTATATGTGAGCAACCGTGTAAGAATGGTGCTACCTGTGTTGACATTGCAACAAAACAATACCAATGTACTTGTCCCCCTGGTTACCAAGGTCCTGACTGTTCAG CCCCAGTGACACCAACAGAAAAGCGTTGTATAAATGTCACTTGCCTACATGGAGGCACTTGTGTAGAGCGTCCAAATGGATACGATTGTATCTGCACACCACAGTACACAGGACCACATTGTGGAG TTGACAAGTGCGCTAATTGTCACGAGGAGGCAGAATGTGTATATGGACGTTGTCGATGTAGAGAAGGATACGTTGGAACTGGATACGTTTGCGAGAAAG ATAAGGAAAAAGAATGTGGCATCTGTCCTGTTCATCATCATTGTGCCCAGGGAGTCTGTGTTTGTATTCCAGGGTTCATTTGTCAAGGTAAAGGCAATATTCATGCCACTGGAATATCCTTGCTACTTTGA
- the LOC131772010 gene encoding fibropellin-1 isoform X1: protein MRCSAQQLAVLCLICLPSLSYGKFTAEKVSRKHSTDKVGNSTPRRLKSSRSPNLSKKSKETGVAVKGTRKNLLDPLISSYEGPHFSEAPLPIHIEHIKDYPVAVPVKKETAEHILHVHIHDKNPCKNGGVLSGEESGNYRCICPPQYVGSTCEIQQHCFSEPCKNGGKCLEISNGYKCTCLAGFTGNDCEDRAFCSPNPCEHGGTCVETLQGYKCVCQDGYKGDNCKDTDACWPNPCQHGASCETINGSPRCLCQPQYHGTYCHERYICFMNPCHNGGICVENPLAPCLCPNGYVGKYCIDHVCRPNPCLHKGTCKVVDHPSGSRNKRWNYRCICPEWYRGHICHIPHPCIRQPCLNGGTCVDAFTSKEENEEQPVYDVTLPWTHLHFHCQCPPGFKGSRCETDVCSLCHRLAECIDHHCVCKRGYVGNGNYCKKPTNRCHPNPCLNQGTCSERQDGSYDCECVPGYCGLHCKDICEPCLLRPCFNGGECIPKGEERICICKPPYIQPDCNETAVNRCIPNPCKNGGTCRSLPEKDDYICDCVGKFSGKDCANCDCPKAKPRPDGKEVIDSECDAIGECFCPLVSGVPKVTFTDGGCVLDRQSLCFSEPCKNGGTCVTTLYGFICECPPPYYGTFCECTSCICEQPCKNGATCVDIATKQYQCTCPPGYQGPDCSAPVTPTEKRCINVTCLHGGTCVERPNGYDCICTPQYTGPHCGVDKCANCHEEAECVYGRCRCREGYVGTGYVCEKDKEKECGICPVHHHCAQGVCVCIPGFICQGKGNIHATGISLLL from the exons ATGCGTTGTTCGGCCCAACAGTTGGCTGTGCTTTGTCTCATTTGTTTACCCTCTTTAAGCTACGGAAAATTTACAGCTGAGAAAGTATCTCGCAAGCATAGCACAGACAAAGTTGGAAACAGTACTCCAAGAAGACTTAAATCCTCGAGGTCTCCGAACCTGTCCAAGAAGTCTAAGGAAACAGGTGTAGCGGTGAAAGGAACACGAAAGAATCTTCTCGACCCTTTAATTTCTAGTTACGAAGGACCACACTTCTCCGAAGCTCCGTTACCAATTCACATCGAGCATATCAAAGATTACCCGGTTGCTGTTCCAGTCAAGAAGGAAACTGCTGAACACATTTTACATGTGCACATTCATGACA AAAATCCTTGCAAAAATGGCGGAGTACTTTCGGGAGAAGAATCAGGAAATTATCGCTGTATTTGCCCACCTCAGTACGTTGGATCCACTTGTGAAA TACAACAGCACTGTTTTTCTGAACCATGCAAGAATGGAGGAAAGTGCCTAGAGATTAGCAATGGTTATAAATGCACATGCCTTGCTGGTTTCACTGGCAATGACTGTGAAG ACAGAGCCTTTTGCTCCCCTAACCCTTGTGAACATGGAGGTACATGCGTTGAGACTCTTCAAGGCTATAAATGCGTGTGTCAAGACGGTTACAAGGGCGATAACTGTAAAG ATACTGATGCTTGTTGGCCTAACCCTTGCCAACATGGCGCAAGCTGTGAAACCATAAATGGTTCCCCACGCTGTCTGTGTCAACCGCAATATCATGGAACTTACTGTCATG AGAGATATATCTGCTTCATGAATCCTTGTCATAATGGAGGGATATGCGTAGAAAATCCTTTGGCCCCTTGTCTTTGTCCAAATGGATACGTAGGAAAATACTGCATtg ATCACGTGTGTCGACCAAATCCATGCCTGCACAAAGGCACTTGCAAAGTAGTAGACCATCCATCGGGGTCCAGGAACAAGAGATGGAATTATCGCTGCATATGTCCGGAATGGTATCGAGGGCATATTTGTCATA TTCCTCATCCGTGCATTCGTCAACCTTGCCTAAACGGTGGGACTTGCGTGGATGCCTTCACTTCCAAAGAGGAAAACGAGGAGCAACCTGTTTATGACGTAACGCTCCCTTGGACACACTTGCACTTCCATTGCCAGTGTCCTCCTGGTTTTAAGGGATCCAGGTGCGAAA CTGATGTTTGTTCGTTGTGTCATCGTTTGGCTGAATGTATTGACCATCATTGTGTTTGCAAGCGTGGCTACGTTGGAAACGGAAATTATTGTAAAA AGCCAACAAATAGGTGTCATCCCAATCCCTGCCTTAATCAGGGAACGTGCTCTGAACGACAGGACGGCAGTTACGACTGTGAATGTGTCCCAGGATATTGTGGTCTTCATTGCAAAG ATATTTGTGAACCATGTTTGTTACGGCCATGCTTTAATGGAGGAGAATGTATCCCAAAGGGTGAGGAACGTATCTGTATTTGCAAACCGCCTTACATTCAACCTGACTGTAATG AGACCGCTGTTAATCGATGTATTCCAAATCCTTGCAAAAATGGTGGTACGTGTAGGTCTTTGCCAGAGAAAGATGACTACATTTGCGACTGCGTCGGTAAATTCTCTGGAAAGGATTGCGCCA ACTGCGACTGCCCTAAGGCCAAACCACGACCAGATGGGAAAGAGGTAATTGACTCTGAATGCGACGCAATTGGGGAATGTTTTTGTCCACTTGTTTCTGGTGTTCCTAAAGTCACATTTACGGACGGCGGCTGCGTTCTTGACC GCCAAAGCCTTTGCTTTAGTGAACCATGCAAGAACGGAGGAACATGCGTGACTACTTTATATGGATTCATATGTGAATGCCCTCCTCCATATTACGGAACTTTCTGTGAAT GCACTTCCTGTATATGTGAGCAACCGTGTAAGAATGGTGCTACCTGTGTTGACATTGCAACAAAACAATACCAATGTACTTGTCCCCCTGGTTACCAAGGTCCTGACTGTTCAG CCCCAGTGACACCAACAGAAAAGCGTTGTATAAATGTCACTTGCCTACATGGAGGCACTTGTGTAGAGCGTCCAAATGGATACGATTGTATCTGCACACCACAGTACACAGGACCACATTGTGGAG TTGACAAGTGCGCTAATTGTCACGAGGAGGCAGAATGTGTATATGGACGTTGTCGATGTAGAGAAGGATACGTTGGAACTGGATACGTTTGCGAGAAAG ATAAGGAAAAAGAATGTGGCATCTGTCCTGTTCATCATCATTGTGCCCAGGGAGTCTGTGTTTGTATTCCAGGGTTCATTTGTCAAGGTAAAGGCAATATTCATGCCACTGGAATATCCTTGCTACTTTGA